A single Notoacmeibacter ruber DNA region contains:
- a CDS encoding SDR family oxidoreductase: MRLFLFGAGYSARGVAQELAAESEWIGGTSRSADQLKTLPDFGIAPYRFAGRDDDVATMPLFDVTHLLVSIAPDQQGDPVLDAAGDTIRNNMPALRWIGYFSTIGVYGDADGKWIDESAPRLSDKRRGRERIDAEDGWIALGNALDIPVAVLRLAGIYGPGRNQLLKLAEGKARRIIKPGQVFNRIHVDDIAGATAHLLRQKANGAWNITDDEPAPPQDVIEYAAGLMGVQPPPAVDFDTADLSPMVRSFYGDNKRVSNARLKASGYSLRFPDYRSALDHLWQSDRWRGRGPLDAPRAMS, encoded by the coding sequence GTGAGACTTTTTCTGTTTGGTGCAGGTTACAGCGCGCGAGGCGTGGCGCAGGAACTGGCGGCCGAATCTGAATGGATTGGCGGTACGTCACGTTCGGCCGATCAGTTGAAGACACTTCCTGATTTCGGCATTGCTCCCTATCGATTTGCGGGTCGCGACGACGATGTAGCGACGATGCCCCTTTTCGATGTGACCCATCTTCTGGTTTCCATCGCGCCGGACCAGCAGGGTGACCCCGTTTTGGATGCAGCTGGCGATACCATCCGAAACAACATGCCCGCCCTGCGATGGATCGGATATTTCTCCACCATCGGCGTTTACGGGGATGCCGATGGGAAGTGGATCGATGAAAGCGCGCCGCGCCTGAGCGACAAGAGGCGCGGTCGAGAACGGATCGACGCGGAGGATGGCTGGATCGCGCTCGGAAACGCGCTTGATATTCCGGTCGCGGTGTTGCGTCTGGCCGGCATTTACGGGCCGGGTCGCAACCAGCTTCTCAAGCTGGCCGAGGGAAAGGCGCGCCGTATCATCAAGCCCGGTCAGGTCTTCAATCGCATTCATGTCGACGATATTGCCGGTGCGACTGCGCATCTGCTGCGGCAGAAAGCCAATGGGGCCTGGAACATCACCGATGACGAGCCGGCCCCTCCACAGGATGTCATCGAATATGCTGCCGGACTGATGGGCGTTCAGCCACCGCCCGCGGTTGACTTCGATACCGCGGACCTTTCTCCTATGGTCCGCAGCTTCTATGGCGACAATAAGCGGGTCAGCAATGCGAGACTGAAAGCCTCCGGCTACAGTTTGCGCTTTCCGGATTATCGCAGTGCGCTGGATCATTTGTGGCAGTCGGACCGTTGGCGCGGCCGGGGTCCGCTGGATGCGCCCCGCGCGATGAGCTGA
- a CDS encoding glutathione S-transferase family protein, which yields MLTLFHYPMNAGSRFIRLLLTEYSVPFTLIEETPWVRRREFLQLNPAGSVPVLLAESDQPVAGTMTICEYIDETRGSMSRDKRLMPSDVFGRAEARRLTSWYLDKCENEVTRHMVRERVTRPLMPTEKGGGSPDAGALRAARSNITQHLKYTNYLAGTRNWLSGDKLTIADLAAGATLSILDYLGELDWSGHEAAREWYARVKSRPSFRPLLQERVRGLPPSAHYADPDF from the coding sequence ATGCTGACCCTTTTTCACTATCCCATGAATGCGGGCAGCCGCTTCATCCGCCTGCTCCTGACGGAATATTCCGTACCGTTTACCCTTATCGAGGAAACGCCCTGGGTGCGCCGGCGTGAGTTCCTTCAGCTCAATCCGGCCGGATCGGTGCCGGTCCTGCTTGCCGAATCGGACCAGCCGGTGGCGGGCACCATGACGATCTGCGAGTATATCGACGAGACGCGGGGCAGCATGTCCCGCGACAAGCGCCTGATGCCGTCCGACGTCTTCGGAAGGGCGGAGGCGCGCCGTCTGACGAGTTGGTATCTCGACAAGTGCGAAAACGAAGTCACGCGCCACATGGTCCGCGAACGGGTCACACGGCCTCTCATGCCGACGGAGAAGGGTGGCGGATCGCCGGATGCTGGCGCGTTGCGCGCGGCGCGAAGCAATATTACCCAACATCTGAAATACACCAATTATCTGGCTGGCACCCGTAACTGGCTATCCGGAGACAAGCTGACCATTGCCGACCTTGCCGCCGGCGCGACCCTTTCGATCCTCGACTATCTCGGCGAGCTGGACTGGTCAGGCCACGAGGCCGCCCGGGAATGGTATGCCAGGGTCAAGAGCCGGCCGTCCTTCCGTCCCCTCTTGCAGGAGCGGGTGCGCGGCTTGCCGCCCTCCGCCCATTATGCGGATCCCGACTTCTGA
- a CDS encoding c-type cytochrome, with product MSRKFVMVLAALFVVLVGGWFVFFGQAPSDGGEEQASLVIPTLSGEQLKGKALFDRNCASCHGESGVGTDQGPPFIHPIYEPGHHGDQAFLLAAQNGVRAHHWRFGNMPPVAGVGQSEVRKIVAYVRAVQRANGIR from the coding sequence ATGAGTAGAAAATTCGTGATGGTGCTCGCCGCACTTTTCGTCGTTCTGGTGGGCGGGTGGTTCGTGTTTTTCGGGCAGGCCCCCTCCGACGGCGGCGAAGAACAGGCGTCACTTGTCATCCCAACCCTCTCCGGGGAGCAGCTTAAGGGCAAGGCGCTCTTCGACCGCAACTGCGCAAGCTGCCATGGCGAAAGTGGCGTTGGAACGGATCAGGGCCCGCCCTTCATTCATCCGATTTACGAGCCCGGCCATCATGGCGATCAGGCCTTTCTCCTGGCCGCGCAAAACGGTGTACGCGCCCACCATTGGCGTTTCGGCAATATGCCTCCCGTTGCCGGCGTCGGTCAGTCCGAAGTTCGGAAGATCGTCGCTTATGTGCGCGCCGTACAGCGAGCCAATGGTATTCGCTGA
- a CDS encoding LysR substrate-binding domain-containing protein, producing MKNLNRVHLNALHAAEVIGRTGTLKAAAQELGVTPGAVSQHLIKLEKQLGHQLFERQAAGLRPTPFGAALLPELHEGFSQLEHALTMARGRGDGILTLSVAPNFAAKWLVPRLARFSRLHPGVSVRVEATSTLVDLDASDIDLAIRVGDGEYTDVRTEFLAPQEVFPVCAPSLAEALKVPADLKTAWILRDVNSVIPWQFWLDQFDMREEELPQGYAFTDGALCLEAAIAGQGVMLAWRFLAEDAIAAGQLVAPFEGCTATGLSYWLLSSKRRRPGLPVRAFSEWLKNEIAGSFAPPSASAG from the coding sequence ATGAAGAATCTCAATCGTGTGCACCTGAATGCTCTCCACGCGGCAGAAGTCATTGGTCGAACCGGGACATTGAAAGCGGCGGCGCAAGAGCTTGGCGTGACGCCCGGGGCGGTCAGCCAGCATCTCATCAAGCTGGAAAAGCAGTTGGGCCATCAGCTATTCGAGCGACAAGCGGCAGGTTTGCGTCCGACACCGTTTGGCGCAGCACTCCTGCCCGAACTGCATGAAGGGTTCAGTCAGCTCGAACATGCTCTGACCATGGCGCGTGGCCGGGGCGACGGCATTTTGACGCTCTCCGTCGCTCCGAACTTTGCCGCCAAATGGCTGGTACCGCGGCTTGCACGGTTCTCCCGGCTCCATCCCGGCGTAAGCGTGCGCGTCGAAGCGACGTCGACTCTCGTTGACCTCGACGCTTCGGATATCGATCTCGCTATACGGGTGGGTGACGGAGAGTATACGGATGTCAGGACCGAATTTTTGGCGCCTCAAGAGGTCTTTCCGGTCTGCGCGCCGTCGCTCGCCGAGGCGCTGAAGGTCCCTGCCGATCTGAAGACGGCGTGGATCCTCCGTGACGTCAACTCCGTTATTCCATGGCAATTCTGGCTCGATCAATTCGATATGCGCGAGGAAGAGTTGCCGCAGGGCTATGCGTTTACCGATGGTGCGCTTTGCCTAGAAGCTGCGATTGCGGGCCAGGGCGTGATGCTGGCCTGGCGGTTTCTTGCGGAGGATGCGATAGCGGCCGGCCAGCTCGTGGCCCCCTTCGAGGGGTGTACCGCTACGGGGCTCTCTTATTGGCTTCTGAGTTCGAAGCGGCGCAGACCGGGCCTGCCCGTAAGGGCGTTCAGCGAGTGGTTGAAGAACGAGATCGCTGGTTCATTTGCGCCGCCAAGCGCGTCCGCCGGATAA
- a CDS encoding complex I NDUFA9 subunit family protein, with product MTRYPSAPPLVTIFGGSGFLGRHVVQALARRGFRMRVACRNPNRAQHLQPLGNVGQIQTIKANIRDENAIARACEGADHVVNLVGVLVETGKQTFEALQNEGAADLARAAAKAGAGMTFVSAIGADEDSASEYARAKAKGEQAVLDAVPDAVILRPSIMFGPEDDFFNRFGDMARFTPALPLIGGGDTRFQPVYVADVAEVVARSVAGELQGGAIYELGGPEVFTFKELMQIVLDQTDRKRVLMPLPKSIASIIGGVGDFIPFGLAPLTSDQVRQLNNDNVVSDEARKDGRTLEGLGIQPHTVRAIVPSYIWRYRPEGEFTRSRGEG from the coding sequence ATGACCCGCTATCCTTCCGCCCCTCCACTGGTGACTATTTTCGGCGGTTCCGGCTTCCTTGGCCGCCATGTCGTGCAGGCGCTTGCTCGCAGGGGCTTTCGCATGCGCGTCGCCTGTCGCAACCCCAATAGGGCGCAGCATCTGCAGCCGCTTGGAAATGTCGGGCAGATCCAGACGATCAAGGCGAATATTCGCGACGAAAATGCCATTGCACGCGCCTGCGAAGGCGCCGATCACGTGGTCAACCTTGTCGGTGTATTGGTCGAGACCGGCAAGCAGACGTTTGAAGCTCTTCAGAATGAAGGAGCCGCCGATCTGGCGCGCGCCGCCGCCAAGGCCGGCGCAGGGATGACCTTCGTTTCAGCGATTGGAGCCGACGAGGATAGCGCAAGCGAATATGCCCGTGCCAAGGCGAAGGGCGAGCAGGCGGTTCTGGATGCTGTCCCGGATGCGGTCATTCTCCGGCCTTCCATCATGTTCGGTCCCGAAGACGATTTCTTCAACCGGTTTGGCGATATGGCGCGGTTCACACCGGCCCTGCCGCTGATCGGTGGCGGCGATACGCGTTTCCAGCCCGTCTATGTGGCTGATGTCGCCGAAGTTGTGGCGCGCAGCGTCGCCGGCGAATTGCAGGGTGGAGCGATCTATGAGCTCGGCGGACCGGAGGTGTTCACCTTCAAGGAGCTGATGCAGATCGTGCTGGATCAGACAGATCGCAAGCGCGTCCTCATGCCTCTGCCGAAATCGATCGCCAGCATCATAGGCGGGGTCGGCGACTTCATTCCTTTCGGTCTTGCGCCGCTCACCTCCGATCAGGTGCGGCAGCTCAATAACGACAATGTGGTGTCGGACGAGGCAAGAAAGGATGGACGGACGCTCGAGGGCCTCGGCATCCAACCGCACACCGTTCGGGCGATCGTCCCCTCCTATATCTGGCGTTATCGGCCGGAGGGAGAGTTTACCCGCAGTCGCGGAGAGGGCTGA
- a CDS encoding peptide chain release factor 3, translating into MADTLQEKVARRRTFAIISHPDAGKTTLTEKLLLFGGAIQLAGEVKAKKNRQSSRSDWMKIEKERGISVVTSVMTFEYEDHVFNLLDTPGHEDFADDTYRTLTAVDSAIMVIDAAKGIEPRTLKLFEVCRLRDIPIITFVNKMDREARDNFEILDEIEEKLALDTAPVTWPIGQGKSFCGTYHLAESAVRHGDAEKERTRVNGPQADAAAGMLPENEQEAFVEGVELAAEACRPFDMQAFREGHLTPVFFGSALKNYGVRDLIHALMDYAPAPRAQEAENRHVEATEKGMSAFVFKIQANMDPNHRDRIAFVRVCSGTLSRGMKAKLVRTGKAMPLSAPQFFFASQRHLAEEAYAGDVVGIPNHGTLRIGDTLTDGEDIVFRGVPNFAPEILRRVSLKDAMKAKKLKEALAQMAEEGVVQLFTPEDGSPAIVGVVGALQIDVLAERLNQEYSLPVGFEPARFAVARWISAPTQQELRDFMDAHRGEMSRDLDGDPVYMAPNGFSLNYEAERWPAISFATVKDYQVGTKKAA; encoded by the coding sequence ATGGCCGACACACTGCAAGAGAAGGTCGCGCGGCGGCGCACCTTCGCCATCATCTCGCACCCCGACGCCGGCAAGACGACGCTGACCGAGAAGCTGCTGCTGTTCGGCGGCGCAATCCAGCTCGCCGGCGAAGTGAAGGCCAAGAAGAACCGTCAGAGCAGCCGTTCGGACTGGATGAAGATCGAAAAGGAACGCGGCATTTCGGTCGTCACCTCGGTGATGACATTCGAATATGAAGACCACGTCTTCAATCTGCTCGACACGCCGGGCCATGAAGACTTCGCCGACGATACCTATCGGACGCTGACAGCCGTCGACTCCGCCATCATGGTGATCGACGCCGCCAAGGGTATCGAGCCGCGTACACTGAAGCTCTTCGAAGTCTGCCGGCTGCGGGATATCCCGATCATCACCTTCGTCAACAAGATGGACCGCGAAGCGCGCGACAATTTCGAAATTCTCGACGAAATTGAGGAGAAACTGGCGCTTGATACCGCGCCCGTCACCTGGCCGATCGGTCAGGGCAAGAGCTTTTGCGGAACCTATCACCTGGCCGAGAGCGCCGTGCGCCATGGCGATGCCGAGAAGGAGCGCACAAGGGTCAACGGCCCGCAGGCCGATGCGGCCGCCGGCATGCTGCCGGAGAACGAGCAGGAAGCCTTTGTCGAAGGCGTGGAACTGGCGGCCGAAGCCTGCCGTCCTTTCGACATGCAGGCCTTCCGAGAAGGGCACCTCACGCCGGTCTTCTTCGGCTCCGCCCTGAAGAATTACGGGGTGCGCGATCTGATCCACGCTCTGATGGATTACGCACCCGCACCTCGTGCGCAGGAGGCGGAAAACCGCCATGTCGAGGCGACCGAAAAGGGCATGAGTGCCTTTGTCTTTAAGATTCAAGCCAATATGGACCCGAACCATCGCGACCGCATTGCCTTCGTGCGGGTCTGTTCGGGCACGCTGTCACGCGGCATGAAGGCCAAGCTGGTTCGTACGGGCAAGGCCATGCCACTATCAGCGCCGCAATTCTTCTTCGCTTCGCAGCGGCATCTGGCCGAGGAAGCCTATGCCGGCGATGTCGTCGGCATTCCGAACCATGGCACCCTGCGCATCGGCGATACGCTGACGGATGGCGAAGATATCGTCTTCCGCGGCGTTCCGAATTTTGCGCCGGAAATTCTGCGGCGCGTCTCGCTGAAAGATGCGATGAAGGCCAAGAAGCTGAAGGAAGCGCTGGCGCAGATGGCCGAGGAGGGTGTCGTTCAGCTCTTCACACCGGAAGACGGCTCCCCAGCCATTGTCGGCGTCGTGGGTGCACTGCAGATCGACGTCCTCGCCGAGCGCCTCAACCAGGAGTACTCGCTGCCGGTCGGGTTCGAACCGGCCCGCTTTGCCGTGGCGCGGTGGATTTCCGCCCCGACGCAGCAGGAACTACGCGATTTCATGGACGCCCATCGCGGAGAAATGAGCCGCGATCTGGACGGCGACCCCGTCTATATGGCGCCGAACGGCTTTTCGCTGAACTATGAGGCCGAGCGCTGGCCTGCCATCAGCTTCGCAACGGTAAAGGACTATCAGGTCGGGACAAAAAAGGCGGCTTGA
- a CDS encoding peroxiredoxin gives MSLRINDTIENLEVETDQGTFKLHDWIGDSWAVIFSHPKDFTPVCTTEFGAVAQLSDEWEKRGTKVLGVSVDSADDHVKWKGDIEKVAGTKAGFPIVADADLKVAKAFDMLPAEAYLPDGRTPNDTATVRTVYIIGPDKKLKLSMTYPMNVGRNFAEVLRALDGLQTAAKHTVATPANWNVGEDVIIPATLSDDDAKAKFGAFDTVLPYLRKTKQPSA, from the coding sequence ATGAGCCTCCGTATCAACGACACGATTGAAAATCTCGAAGTCGAAACCGACCAGGGCACCTTCAAGCTGCATGACTGGATCGGCGATAGCTGGGCCGTCATCTTCAGCCACCCGAAGGATTTTACGCCGGTCTGCACGACCGAATTCGGTGCTGTCGCGCAGCTTTCCGATGAATGGGAAAAGCGTGGCACCAAGGTGCTTGGCGTCTCGGTCGACAGCGCGGACGACCATGTGAAATGGAAGGGCGATATCGAGAAGGTTGCGGGCACCAAGGCCGGCTTCCCGATCGTGGCCGACGCCGATCTTAAGGTCGCCAAGGCCTTCGACATGCTGCCCGCCGAGGCTTATCTGCCGGATGGACGCACGCCGAACGACACGGCCACGGTTCGCACCGTCTACATTATCGGGCCGGACAAAAAGCTGAAGCTTTCCATGACCTATCCGATGAATGTCGGCCGTAACTTCGCCGAAGTGCTGCGCGCGCTTGACGGGCTGCAGACAGCAGCCAAGCACACCGTTGCGACGCCAGCCAACTGGAATGTCGGTGAAGACGTCATCATTCCGGCGACCCTTTCCGACGATGATGCGAAGGCGAAGTTCGGTGCGTTCGATACGGTTCTGCCCTATCTGCGCAAAACCAAACAGCCCTCGGCCTGA
- a CDS encoding undecaprenyl-diphosphate phosphatase produces the protein MGEQTLFDALILGILEGLTEFLPVSSTGHILLAGHFMGFESTGKVFEIVIQLGAILAIVMLYFARLWNLAVTLPSSPRSRHFVIGILLAFLPAAVIGVLAHDFIKTVLFETPMVICVALIVGGIVLLFVDRLVKAPRYNDIMDYPLWLCIAIGFFQCLAMIPGTSRSGSTIVGSLLLGADKRSAAEFSFFLAMPTMTGAVVYDLFKNRDVLSGADTSVIAVGFVAAFIVAALVVKALLAYVSRYGYGLFGWWRIVVGAAGLAGLLLVG, from the coding sequence GTGGGTGAACAGACACTATTCGACGCGTTGATCCTCGGCATTCTGGAGGGATTGACCGAGTTTCTTCCCGTTTCGTCGACCGGCCATATTCTTCTCGCCGGACATTTCATGGGCTTCGAATCGACCGGCAAGGTCTTCGAAATCGTCATCCAGCTCGGCGCGATCCTGGCGATCGTGATGCTCTATTTCGCGCGGCTCTGGAATCTGGCGGTCACGCTGCCGAGCAGCCCGCGCTCGCGCCATTTCGTCATTGGCATCCTGCTGGCTTTTCTCCCGGCAGCGGTCATCGGCGTCCTGGCACATGATTTCATCAAGACGGTTCTGTTCGAAACCCCAATGGTGATCTGCGTTGCGCTGATCGTCGGCGGTATCGTGTTGCTTTTCGTCGACCGGCTGGTGAAAGCGCCACGCTACAACGACATCATGGATTATCCGCTGTGGCTTTGCATCGCGATCGGATTTTTCCAGTGCCTTGCCATGATCCCCGGAACCTCTCGATCCGGTTCGACCATTGTCGGGTCGCTGCTGCTGGGTGCGGACAAACGCAGCGCGGCGGAGTTCAGCTTCTTCCTCGCCATGCCGACCATGACCGGCGCCGTGGTCTACGATCTTTTCAAGAATCGCGACGTCCTGTCGGGCGCCGATACATCGGTCATCGCGGTTGGCTTCGTCGCGGCCTTCATCGTCGCGGCGCTCGTGGTGAAAGCGCTTCTGGCCTATGTCAGCCGCTACGGATACGGGCTGTTCGGCTGGTGGCGCATCGTCGTCGGTGCGGCAGGCCTCGCCGGATTGCTGCTGGTCGGCTGA
- the queG gene encoding tRNA epoxyqueuosine(34) reductase QueG, which translates to MRIPTSDQSARAERLRAFLHKEARALGFDGVAITRPDAIPQAAERLSHFVAEGRHGTMGWIAETAERRGSPTGLWPEVRSVIMLAVNYGPEENPLPLLQRKEKANVSVYARHRDYHDLIKGRLKTLASKLLARVRQMDAEDRNEVKVFVDTAPLMEKPLAEAAGLGWQGKHTNLVSREHGSWLFLGSILTTLDLPADQAEIDHCGSCRACLDICPTNAFPAPYQLDARRCISYLTIEHDGLIPLEFRPAMGNRVYGCDDCLAICPWNKFASETKEAKLAARHDLKAPPLADFLEMDDAAFRAFFSGSPVKRIGRDRFVRNVLVAAGNSGKTELVPLVEALLDDPAPQVRGMAVWALSRLDHATLACHQGDASTDEDGAVRHEWRQALSNG; encoded by the coding sequence ATGCGGATCCCGACTTCTGACCAGTCCGCTCGCGCCGAGCGGCTCCGCGCCTTCCTGCACAAAGAGGCGCGGGCGCTCGGCTTCGACGGCGTGGCCATCACTAGGCCCGACGCGATACCGCAGGCCGCAGAGCGTCTGTCGCATTTCGTTGCAGAAGGGCGGCATGGGACAATGGGCTGGATAGCGGAAACGGCGGAGCGGCGAGGCAGCCCGACAGGGCTCTGGCCGGAGGTCCGCTCCGTCATCATGCTCGCTGTCAATTACGGTCCGGAAGAGAACCCCCTGCCGCTTCTGCAGCGAAAAGAGAAGGCGAACGTTTCTGTCTATGCGCGCCATCGCGATTATCACGATCTCATCAAGGGCCGCCTGAAGACACTGGCATCGAAATTGCTGGCGCGGGTGCGCCAGATGGATGCGGAAGACCGGAACGAAGTGAAGGTCTTTGTCGATACCGCCCCACTGATGGAAAAGCCGCTGGCGGAAGCCGCCGGCCTGGGCTGGCAGGGCAAGCATACCAATCTTGTCAGTCGCGAGCATGGCTCATGGCTCTTTCTTGGCTCGATCCTCACCACGCTCGACCTGCCGGCGGACCAAGCCGAAATCGACCATTGCGGCTCGTGCCGGGCCTGCCTCGACATCTGCCCGACTAATGCGTTTCCCGCCCCATATCAGCTCGATGCGCGGCGCTGCATTTCCTATCTGACCATCGAACATGACGGCCTGATCCCCTTGGAATTTCGCCCGGCGATGGGAAACAGGGTCTATGGATGCGATGATTGTCTGGCCATCTGCCCGTGGAACAAATTCGCCAGCGAAACGAAGGAAGCCAAGCTGGCTGCACGCCACGATCTGAAAGCGCCGCCGCTGGCTGATTTCCTTGAAATGGACGATGCCGCATTTCGCGCTTTCTTTTCCGGCTCGCCCGTCAAACGCATCGGACGCGACCGTTTCGTGCGGAACGTGCTGGTCGCCGCCGGCAATAGCGGCAAAACCGAACTGGTGCCGCTTGTCGAAGCGCTGCTTGATGATCCGGCGCCCCAGGTTCGCGGCATGGCGGTCTGGGCGCTCTCACGGCTGGACCATGCAACTCTTGCATGCCATCAGGGTGACGCCTCAACAGATGAGGATGGAGCGGTGCGGCATGAGTGGCGGCAGGCACTTTCCAACGGCTAG
- a CDS encoding DUF892 family protein codes for MAIANLKDVYVDQLQDIFSACHQSSKVTAELKDKADNSELQDALSAGVKGIENGMEVLRSIIKAHDADPKGEFCKGMEGLVKEARSHGIEQDIDDADARDAMIITQYQRMAHYAIAGYGCLVAFARRLELNDEADRLQDCLNETYEGDRHMTDIAMGGVNKAAV; via the coding sequence ATGGCTATTGCCAATCTTAAAGACGTTTATGTTGACCAGCTGCAGGATATTTTCAGCGCCTGCCACCAGTCCTCGAAGGTCACGGCCGAGTTGAAAGACAAGGCTGACAATTCAGAACTGCAGGACGCCCTGTCGGCCGGTGTCAAAGGCATCGAAAATGGCATGGAAGTTCTTCGTTCGATCATCAAGGCCCATGATGCCGACCCGAAGGGCGAATTCTGCAAGGGCATGGAAGGTCTCGTCAAAGAAGCACGCTCGCATGGTATCGAGCAGGATATTGACGACGCCGATGCGCGCGACGCGATGATCATCACGCAGTATCAGCGCATGGCTCACTACGCCATTGCCGGCTATGGCTGCCTCGTCGCCTTCGCGCGCCGCCTCGAGCTGAACGACGAAGCCGACCGGCTGCAGGATTGCCTCAACGAGACATATGAAGGCGATCGCCACATGACCGATATCGCAATGGGCGGCGTCAACAAAGCCGCCGTCTGA